The window GGAATATGCGAGGAGTGCAGCTTTATTTTGCTGACCTGGACGGGTTGAAATGGATCAACGACACGCTGGGTCATGAGGAAGGAGATAAAGCGCTCATTGAAGCGGCAATCGTGTTCAAAGAGACCTTCAGAACCTCTGACATTGTTGCCCGTCTGGGAGGGGATGAATATGCCGCCCTTGCCGTTGATATACCCGATGCAAATTCCGAGATATTTACTGCCCGGTTGCAGTCTCTGATTGAAATACGAAACAATCAGGGAAACCGGAAATACAGACTTTCAATCAGTGTCGGCTGCTCTTACTATGATCCTGAGAATCCCTGTTCCATTGACGAACTCATGGCCTCTGCGGATAAATTGATGTATGAGCAGAAGCAAAACAAGAAGGGCCTTCTGATGCAAGGGGCCTCCCTTTCAAGCAGTATTCAATGATTTATAAGATTTTCATTATCACGGACTTGGTGTTGGTTTCTGTTTTCTATGTGGGTGGGTATTGGGTGGGTTTTGCCTGCCAATTTATGGGTGAATAGCTGACATTGTTACCTCAAATATCCCCTCCCAGCAAAAAGCAAATGAGGCCGCGTGTAAAGAAAAAGGGATTAGGCAATTTTACCTAACCCCTTGTATTGATTGGAGCGGGCGACCGGGATCGAACCGGCGACGTCCAGCTTGGGAAGCTGACATTCTACCGCTGAATTACGCCCGCTCAGTTGCATTCATCAAGGTCGGCTTTGCCCTTTACCTGTTATGGCCGTTTTGTCAAGGATTTTTTGGCGCCAGCCGCAGCGTGACGGAACGGGCGTGGGCGTCGAAACCCTCCAGCTCGGCAAAATACGCCGCCTCGCTGCCGTATTTTAATAGCGCAGCGGAGGAAAAGTTCAAAATACTCGTTCGTTTGACAAAGTCATAAACTCCCAGGGGTGAAGAAAACCTGGCCGTGCCGCCCGTGGGCAGGATGTGGTTGGGACCGGCGATATAATCCCCGAGCGCCTCGGGCGTGGTTCCGCCCAGAAACGCCGCGCCGGCATTTGTTATTTTTTTTAAGGCGGCGGCGGGATCAGCCACCATGAGTTCCAGATGTTCCGGAGCGAACCTGTCGGCAATTACGAAGGCCTCTTCCATATCTTTTGTAACGATCAGGATGCCGAAATCCGCCAGTGCCTGGCGGGCGACCTCTCTTCTTGAGAGTTGCGGCAACTGTTCTTCAACTGCTTCCGCCACCTGCTGAGCCAGCATCCGGAGCGGGGTCAGCAGGACGGCGCTGGCCATGACATCATGCTCGGCCTGGGCCAGCAGATCGGCGGCCACGTGGGCAGCCACGGCCGTTTCATCGGCGATCACGAGCACCTCACTGGGACCGGCGATCATATCAATGGCCACTTGGCCGAAGACCATCTTCTTGGCGGCGGCCACATAGGCATTGCCAGGCCCCACAATCTTGTCAACGGCAGGGACGGATGCCGTTCCGTAGGCCAGGGCGGCTACGGCCTGCGCGCAGCCTATTTTAAAGATGCGGTTCACGCCGCTCAGCTTTGCCGCCGCGACAATCAGCGGATGCAGCTCCGTGCTTTTTGAGGGCGTCACTAGGATAATCTCGGCGACCCCGGCAATCCGGGCTGGAATGGCCGCCATCAGCACCGTGGAGGGATAAACGGCGCGCCCTCCGGGGGCATAAATACCGACCCTTTCCAAAGGCAGGACACGCTGCCCCAGTTCGATGCCTGCTTCCTCGGCGGCCAACCAGGAAGGGACTGCCTGTTGCCGGTGAAAGCGCTCAATACGTTCGGCCGCCAGTTGCAGGACACGCCAATTCTCCGGGGAAACTTTGCCGAGGGCGGCTTCGATTTCAGCTTCACTGGCCTCGATAGTACAGGAATTCAGTGAGATACCATCGAATTTTTCCGTATAACGAAAAAGGGCCGCGTCGCCATTCTGCACCACATCAGCTATGATCCCTCCCACAATCGCCCAGATTTCCTCATCAAATACCTTGCCGCGCTGCCTGATTCCGAGAAAAGTCTCAGCAAAGGCCGGGTCCTCCGTATGGATAATCTTCATGACGACGCTACCCTCCTGATATCTGCTCCTATGGCGGAGAATTTCTTTTCAATAGTTTCATAGCCGCGATCCAGGTGATAGACTCGCGACAGCTCCGTGGTTCCCTCCGCCGCCAGCCCGGCCAGGATCAAGGATGCCGAGGCCCGCAGATCCGTGGCCATGGTTTTGGCGCCCCGAAGTTTCGCCACGCCGCGCACCAGGGCGTGATTGCCCTGAATGACAATATCGGCGCCCATTCTCAGCAACTCGCTGACGTGCATGAAGCGGTTCTCAAAAATAGTCTCAGTAATCACGCTGAGGCCGGAGCCGATGGCCATCATGGTCATGATCTGCGCCTGGAGATCGGTGGGAAAGCCCGGATAAGGCATGGTTTTGATGTCTATGCTGCGCACCGCATCTCCTCCCACGGCCCGCACATTGTTATCCCGGACGTTAATTTCCATGCCCGCTGCCCGCAACTTCGTGATCAGGGCGTCCAGATAGCGGGGGGCGCATCCTGTCAGCAAAATATCCCCACCCGTAACACCGGCCGCAATCAGAAACGTGCCCGCCTCGATGCGGTCGGGAATGACCTCGGCCTCTACGGCATGCAGCTCGCTGACCCCTTCAATCTTGATCACGTCCGTGCCGGCGCCACTGATTCTCGCCCCCATTTTGACCAGGACGTCGGCCAGATTGACCACTTCCGGCTCTTTGGCGGCGTTGGAAAGCACCGTAACCCCTTCCGCCAGTGTCGCCGCCATCATGATATTCTCCGTTCCCGTAACCGTGGGAATGTCGAAATAAATGTCGGCGCCCCGTAATCTCCGGGCCTTGGCCTCCACATAGCCTTCCTGCAGGCTGACTTTGGCTCCCATTTCCTCCAGGGCGCGCAGATGCAGATTAACGGGACGGGCGCCAATCGCGCAGCCCCCGGGCAAGGAAACACGCGCCTCCCCCATCCGAGCCAACAGCGGTCCCAATACCAGGATAGAGGCCCGCATGGTTCTGACCAGATCGTAAGGGGCTTCGCAATTGCTGATGGCGCCGCCATTAACTCTTAATACCGGACATTCTCCCTCAATTTCCACCCCGAGGTTTTTCAGGAGTTTCCCGATCGTCCTGATATCCACCAGATTCGGTATATTGGAAAAAGTATTCCATCCGTCCGTAAGCAGGGCCGAGGCCAGGATGGGCAAGGCGGCATTCTTGGCCCCGCTGACCTGAACCTCTCCCCGCAGTCTGTTCCCTCCGTTAATGACTATTTTGTCCACTGGCGCTGCTCCTCTGATGCGCAGCCGCATTCAAACGCTAACTGCGTTGGCTTCGTCGTCGGTTCCTAAACGTACGGTAACGTACGCCGGCGTCACCTCCTCCTTGCCGCCTTGTTATCATTTTAAATGCAACTCCGCATGGAAAATGTTGATCATGTCGCTCTGGCTTTTATAACCCGTTCCAAGCCGCCGTAATCACGACGGGTTCCGATATGCTCAAAATTCCCTGCCTTCTTCAGCAGCCCAGCCACGCTTTCTTGCTGGCCGACCCCCATTTCCAGGAGCAACCAACCCCCTTTTCTCAAGTGCTTCCCGCTCCCGGCAATGATTTCCCGATGACAGGCCGTGCCTCCCTCATCCGCGAGCAGCGCCTGCCGGGGCTCGTATTCCCTGACGCCACGCGGAAGCTGTCCGAATTCCCCGGCCGTAATATACGGAGGATTGGAGACAATCAGATCGAATGTCCCGACAACCGGCCCATACATGTCTCCGCACAAAAATTCGATGCGGTCCGCCACGCCATGGGTGCGGGCGTTACGACGAGCCACCGCCAGGGCTCCGGCCGAGATATCCGTCGCTATCAAGCGGGCCTCGGGCAACTCCGTAGCCAAAGCCACGCTGATCGCGCCGCTTCCCACCCCGATTTCCAGAATACGCAGTCCCGGCGGCGGCATTTTTTTGCCGAACTGCAGGGCTTCTTCCACGAGAATTTCCGTTTCCGGCCTCGGGACGAGGACTTCCCGGTTGACCTCAAAAAGCAGAGACCAGAATTCCTTCGCCCCGATAATATAGGCGACCGGTTCTCCCTGGAGACGTCGAGCCAGCCATTTCCCGAACCCCGCAATTTCCTCTTCCCCCAGGGGTCTTTCGGGGGCTTTATAGAGTTCCAGGCGATCGGTATTTAAATATGAGGCAAGCAGCACTTCGGCATCCAGCCGTGGCGAGGTTGAACCCGATTTTTTCAGATTGGCCGCCGCCTGCCCGAGCATGTCACGAATGTTCATAAACGATTCAGATAGCGGCCTGCTTAAGAGCCTCGGCCTGGAAATGCGTGCCCAGGGCATCAATGACCGACTGGATATCGCCATCAATGAGGTTCGCCAGATCATAGCGTGTCAGGCCGATCCGGTGATCCGTCATCCGGCCCTGGGGGAAGTTATAGGTTCTGATCCGTTCGCTGCGGTCGCCGCTGCCCACCTGATTTTTGCGGGTAGCGGAAATTTCCGCATTCCGTGTCTTGACCATTGCATCCAGGAGCCTGGCCCGCAGCACCTTCATCGCCTTGGCTTTATTTTTCAACTGTGACTTTTCATCCTGACAGGTGACCACGAGACCGGAAGGCAGGTGGGTAATCCGTACGGCCGAATCGGTGGTATTGACGCTTTGACCGCCGTGGCCGCTGGAATGATAGACGTCTATCCGCAGTTCATTGGGATCAATATTGAGCTCCACCTCGTCCACTTCAGGGAGCACCGCCACCGTGACAGCCGAGGTATGTATCCGGCCCTGGGCCTCCGTTACGGGCACTCTCTGCACCCGGTGCACACCGCTCTCGTATTTCAACAGACTGTAGGCGCCTGCACCGGCAACCAGCGCAATAATTTCCTTGAATCCCCCCATCCCGCCCGCCGGAGAGCTGCTGATCACCTCTACCTTCCAGTTTTTCAGCTCCGCATAGCGCGCATACATCCGGAAAAGGTCGCCCACAAAAAGTCCCGCTTCGTCTCCACCGGTGCCGGCCCGGATTTCGAGAAATACGTTCCGGCTGTCATTGGGGTCTTTGGGAAGCAAAAGCAGTTGCAATTTACTTTCCAGCAGGTTGAGGCCTTCTTTCAGTTGGGGTGTCTCTTCCTTGACTAATTGCTTGAGTTCCTCATCGGCGCCGCGCAGGATCTCCTGCCCCTCCTCGATGCGTCCCTTGATATCTTCGTAATTCTTGAATGTTTCCACCAGTAAACGAAGGTCGGCGTGCTCTTTGGCATACCTCTGATAGAGACCCTGCTTGCCAACCACTTCCGAGGAACTGAGCAACCCCTCCAGTTCTTCGTATCTTGTGGCAATATCTTTTAGTTTATCGAACATAATAGCGTCTTGAAACCGGGGGAATGCAGCCCATCAGGTTACCGGAGATTCCCACGGACCACCCGGGGATCTGAGATGGACGTTTCCCCGGCAAAAGGGCAGCGCTGGGGCGGGAGACTGGAATGCTAAACTTTTTTTGCCTGCTTGCTTTTTTCATCCTGGAGGGCATAGCGTTTGTTGAACCGCTCCACCCGGCCGGCCGTATCAATAATTTTTTGCTTGCCCGTCATAAAGGGGTGACACTGGGAGCATATCTCCACTCTGATATCTTTCTTCGTGGACTTGGTGGCAATCACATTGCCGCATACGCAACTGATGGTTGTTTCCGTATATTCCGGATGAATACCCTGCTTCATAGATTATCCTCGCTTCTTCTGACTGATTTGTAAAATATACCGTTCCTGGTTTCACGGGCCTTATAACATCGCCTGAATAAATTCAAGGAAATTATTGTTCTGTTTAGGGATTGTTATTATCAACCCTGGTGCATGGAGGCCAGAAAATCCTGGTTGGTTTCCGTTTTGCGGATCTTGCTGACGATGAACTCCATGGCATCCACAGGATTCATTTCCTGGAGCAGCCGCCGCAGTATCCAGACCCGGTTCAGGTTCTGCTTCGGTATCAGCAACTCTTCCTTCCTGGTTCCGGATCGCACCAGGTCAAAGGCCGGAAACACTCGGCGATCGGCAATCTTGCGATCCAGATGCAATTCCATATTGCCCGTGCCTTTGAATTCTTCAAAGATGACTTCATCCATCCGGCTGCCCGTATCAATCAGAGCTGTGGAGATGATGGTCAGACTGCCGCCGTTTTCAATGTTGCGGGCGGCGCCGAAAAAACGTTTGGGTTTGTGCAGGGCGTTGGAATCCACCCCCCCGGACAGCACCTTGCCGCTCGGAGGCACCACCGGATTATAGGCCCGGGCCAGCCGGGTGATGCTGTCCAGCAGGATAACCACGTCCCGTTTGTGTTCCACCAGACGTTTCGCCTTTTCGATAACCATTTCAGCAACCTGGACGTGTCGAGTGGCGGGCTCGTCAAAGGTGGAGGAGATGACTTCACCCTGCACGCTGCGCTGCATATCCGTCACTTCTTCCGGCCTCTCGTCAATCAGAAGCACCATCAGGATGACTTCGGGATGATTCTTGGCAATGCTGTGGGCCATATCCTGCAGCAGCACAGTTTTCCCGGCGCGCGGCGGCGAGACGATCAAGCCTCGCTGCCCTTTGCCGATAGGAGTAAACAGATCCATAATCCGCGTCGAAAAGTTTTCCGGATCTGACTCCAGGTCCAATTTCTCCTCCGGATAAAGCGGGGTCAGGTTGTCAAAGAGAATCTTGTCCCTGGCGACGTCGGGTAATTCAAAGTTGACCGTATCTACCTTCAGGAGGGCAAAATATTTTTCTCCCTCTTTCGGCGGCCGCACTTCTCCCGCTATCGTATCCCCTGTTCTCAGGCTGAACCGTCTGATCTGGGAGGGTGAAATGTAAATATCATCGGGACTGGGCAGGTAATTATAATCCACGGCCCGGAGAAAACCGAAGCCGTCGGGCAGGATCTCCAGCACCCCGGCCCCGGAGATGACGCCGTTTTTCTCGGCCTGGGCCTGCAGGATGGAAAAAATCAGGTCCTGCCTTCTCATACCGCTGGCGCCCGCCACATCCAGATCTTTTGCCTGTTTCGTCAATTCGCTGATCGGTAGTCTTTTAATGTCGTCAATATTCATAATAGTTCCTTGTAAAATTAGGATTAGGCGGGCGCTGCATAACCAGAGCACCGCCCAAGTGATTTGATTGTTTCATCTAAATTGTGTTTCCATTGAAAAAGCTGAGTAGATTATATTATGCAATAAACTAAATTAGTTTAAGAAGAACCTGGATTAAGATTTTGGGTCGTTACTTGAACTCTTGAAACACCTCAAAAGGAAGGATTCTGCATGCTCCTATCTTCGTTGGCTACCCTCTATATGAAACAGAATTACCTGTCAAGCATTTTTTTGGCGTATGAACAGCGATGTTATGGCATCGAAAAGCAGGGGCTGGCGATACGATTGTGAAAGCGGAGCCGCCGGGCATTTCCGGGTGGCCGGTTTTAGGCGTCTATCGGGAAAAGAAGTTTTACTGTCGTCCCAGCGCCGGGTTGGCTTTCCACCTCCATCCAGCCCCGGTGCGCCTTGAGCAGATGCTTGACTATAGAGAGGCCAAGACCGGTGCCGCCGAGTTCCCGGGAGCGCATTTTGTCCACCCGGTAAAACCTCTCCCCCAGGCGGGCAAGCTCATGCCTGGGTATACCGATCCCCGAATCAGCAATGGTGATGGTCAAGTAGGGGTGGGTTTCCGAGATAGCCACGGCAATGCTTCCCGACGGGGTGAATTTTACCGCATTATCCAGAACATTCAACAGTATCTGCAGCAGACTGTCGGCATCGGCCAGGATCGGAGGCAGGTC is drawn from Deltaproteobacteria bacterium and contains these coding sequences:
- the hisD gene encoding histidinol dehydrogenase; the encoded protein is MKIIHTEDPAFAETFLGIRQRGKVFDEEIWAIVGGIIADVVQNGDAALFRYTEKFDGISLNSCTIEASEAEIEAALGKVSPENWRVLQLAAERIERFHRQQAVPSWLAAEEAGIELGQRVLPLERVGIYAPGGRAVYPSTVLMAAIPARIAGVAEIILVTPSKSTELHPLIVAAAKLSGVNRIFKIGCAQAVAALAYGTASVPAVDKIVGPGNAYVAAAKKMVFGQVAIDMIAGPSEVLVIADETAVAAHVAADLLAQAEHDVMASAVLLTPLRMLAQQVAEAVEEQLPQLSRREVARQALADFGILIVTKDMEEAFVIADRFAPEHLELMVADPAAALKKITNAGAAFLGGTTPEALGDYIAGPNHILPTGGTARFSSPLGVYDFVKRTSILNFSSAALLKYGSEAAYFAELEGFDAHARSVTLRLAPKNP
- the murA gene encoding UDP-N-acetylglucosamine 1-carboxyvinyltransferase, whose product is MDKIVINGGNRLRGEVQVSGAKNAALPILASALLTDGWNTFSNIPNLVDIRTIGKLLKNLGVEIEGECPVLRVNGGAISNCEAPYDLVRTMRASILVLGPLLARMGEARVSLPGGCAIGARPVNLHLRALEEMGAKVSLQEGYVEAKARRLRGADIYFDIPTVTGTENIMMAATLAEGVTVLSNAAKEPEVVNLADVLVKMGARISGAGTDVIKIEGVSELHAVEAEVIPDRIEAGTFLIAAGVTGGDILLTGCAPRYLDALITKLRAAGMEINVRDNNVRAVGGDAVRSIDIKTMPYPGFPTDLQAQIMTMMAIGSGLSVITETIFENRFMHVSELLRMGADIVIQGNHALVRGVAKLRGAKTMATDLRASASLILAGLAAEGTTELSRVYHLDRGYETIEKKFSAIGADIRRVASS
- the prmC gene encoding peptide chain release factor N(5)-glutamine methyltransferase; the encoded protein is MNIRDMLGQAAANLKKSGSTSPRLDAEVLLASYLNTDRLELYKAPERPLGEEEIAGFGKWLARRLQGEPVAYIIGAKEFWSLLFEVNREVLVPRPETEILVEEALQFGKKMPPPGLRILEIGVGSGAISVALATELPEARLIATDISAGALAVARRNARTHGVADRIEFLCGDMYGPVVGTFDLIVSNPPYITAGEFGQLPRGVREYEPRQALLADEGGTACHREIIAGSGKHLRKGGWLLLEMGVGQQESVAGLLKKAGNFEHIGTRRDYGGLERVIKARAT
- the prfA gene encoding peptide chain release factor 1 codes for the protein MFDKLKDIATRYEELEGLLSSSEVVGKQGLYQRYAKEHADLRLLVETFKNYEDIKGRIEEGQEILRGADEELKQLVKEETPQLKEGLNLLESKLQLLLLPKDPNDSRNVFLEIRAGTGGDEAGLFVGDLFRMYARYAELKNWKVEVISSSPAGGMGGFKEIIALVAGAGAYSLLKYESGVHRVQRVPVTEAQGRIHTSAVTVAVLPEVDEVELNIDPNELRIDVYHSSGHGGQSVNTTDSAVRITHLPSGLVVTCQDEKSQLKNKAKAMKVLRARLLDAMVKTRNAEISATRKNQVGSGDRSERIRTYNFPQGRMTDHRIGLTRYDLANLIDGDIQSVIDALGTHFQAEALKQAAI
- the rpmE gene encoding 50S ribosomal protein L31, which codes for MKQGIHPEYTETTISCVCGNVIATKSTKKDIRVEICSQCHPFMTGKQKIIDTAGRVERFNKRYALQDEKSKQAKKV
- the rho gene encoding transcription termination factor Rho, with protein sequence MNIDDIKRLPISELTKQAKDLDVAGASGMRRQDLIFSILQAQAEKNGVISGAGVLEILPDGFGFLRAVDYNYLPSPDDIYISPSQIRRFSLRTGDTIAGEVRPPKEGEKYFALLKVDTVNFELPDVARDKILFDNLTPLYPEEKLDLESDPENFSTRIMDLFTPIGKGQRGLIVSPPRAGKTVLLQDMAHSIAKNHPEVILMVLLIDERPEEVTDMQRSVQGEVISSTFDEPATRHVQVAEMVIEKAKRLVEHKRDVVILLDSITRLARAYNPVVPPSGKVLSGGVDSNALHKPKRFFGAARNIENGGSLTIISTALIDTGSRMDEVIFEEFKGTGNMELHLDRKIADRRVFPAFDLVRSGTRKEELLIPKQNLNRVWILRRLLQEMNPVDAMEFIVSKIRKTETNQDFLASMHQG